From a region of the Mycolicibacterium sp. MU0050 genome:
- a CDS encoding nuclear transport factor 2 family protein: MTIDEARLLATVERSPEAAGRRDRRGWVGLFTDDGRVEDPVGSRPHVGAEQLGRFFDTFIAGRDIEFHRDLDIVCERTVIRDLTLGIAMGSGVTMAVPAVLRYRLREDGDELKIASLQAYWELAPMLRQFAGNGVAALPAGLALNRAMLANLGLGGTLGFLRGLRRPGPRQREALVDALTALAVGDELAVRRSLGAAELAVGLDDLRTRFYGASWSKVLAAGRSVTATVHTSDRRVVVIADFAASAAIERFEVFG; the protein is encoded by the coding sequence ATGACCATCGACGAGGCCCGGCTGCTGGCGACTGTCGAGCGCTCGCCGGAGGCCGCCGGCCGCCGTGATCGGCGGGGCTGGGTCGGGTTGTTCACCGACGACGGCCGGGTCGAAGACCCCGTGGGCTCGCGTCCCCACGTCGGCGCCGAGCAACTCGGCCGGTTCTTCGATACGTTCATCGCCGGGCGGGACATCGAGTTCCACCGCGACCTCGACATCGTCTGCGAGCGCACCGTGATCCGGGACCTCACGTTGGGCATCGCGATGGGCTCCGGGGTGACGATGGCGGTTCCCGCGGTGCTGCGCTACCGCCTGCGTGAAGACGGCGACGAGCTCAAAATTGCGTCGCTGCAGGCTTATTGGGAGCTGGCCCCCATGCTGCGGCAGTTCGCCGGCAACGGCGTCGCCGCGCTGCCGGCCGGGCTCGCACTGAACCGGGCGATGCTGGCGAATCTCGGCCTCGGCGGGACGCTCGGCTTTCTGCGGGGCCTGCGGCGGCCCGGTCCACGGCAGCGGGAGGCGCTGGTGGACGCGCTGACCGCGCTGGCGGTCGGCGACGAGTTGGCGGTCCGGCGCAGCCTGGGCGCCGCCGAACTGGCGGTGGGTCTCGACGACCTGCGGACCCGCTTCTACGGCGCCAGTTGGTCGAAGGTGCTCGCCGCCGGCCGGTCGGTGACCGCGACGGTGCACACCAGCGATCGCCGGGTGGTGGTCATCGCCGACTTCGCGGCGAGCGCCGCCATCGAGCGGTTCGAGGTCTTCGGCTGA
- a CDS encoding isochorismatase family protein: MRALIIVDVQNDFCEGGSLAVAGGAAVARALTARLATEQPYDHVVATLDFHVDPGDHFSDTPDYRLSWPPHCVAHTPGAEFHPDLDTSMVEAVFRKGAYSAAYSGFEGADEDGTALVDWLRRREVDQVDVVGIATDYCVRATAEDAAAAGFNTRVLLDLTAGVAAESTAAAVSALRTKNIDVVSDSADLR; encoded by the coding sequence ATGCGCGCGTTGATCATCGTCGACGTCCAGAACGATTTCTGTGAGGGCGGGTCGCTGGCCGTCGCCGGAGGTGCCGCGGTGGCCCGGGCGCTCACCGCCCGGCTGGCCACCGAGCAGCCCTACGACCACGTGGTGGCCACGTTGGATTTCCACGTGGACCCCGGCGACCATTTCTCCGACACCCCCGATTACCGGCTGTCCTGGCCGCCGCACTGCGTCGCGCACACCCCGGGCGCCGAGTTCCACCCGGACCTGGACACCAGCATGGTCGAGGCCGTCTTCCGCAAAGGCGCCTACTCGGCGGCCTACAGCGGCTTCGAGGGCGCCGACGAGGACGGGACGGCGCTGGTCGACTGGTTGCGGCGGCGCGAGGTCGACCAGGTCGATGTCGTCGGCATCGCGACGGACTACTGCGTGCGGGCGACGGCCGAGGACGCCGCCGCAGCGGGCTTCAACACCCGGGTCCTGCTGGACCTCACCGCCGGGGTGGCCGCCGAATCGACGGCGGCCGCGGTGTCGGCGCTGCGCACCAAGAACATCGACGTCGTTTCGGACTCGGCGGATCTGCGCTGA